The genomic DNA CGTGTCTGCACCTGTACGCCGTCTTGCTCGTCACTCACGACAAACCGCTCGGGATCCAGAGGCAGCTCGCGCAACCCGTCACGCATCAAAAACGTCAGCACCCCGTCGCGCTCTACCGCATCAAACCCGAAACGGACCATCAAAGGCTGCAAGGCACTGCGTGCGTCGGCGACATCGGTGACCGCATACCCGCGCACATATCCGTGCAGACCCGATGTATCATAGGCCAGAACGCCCGCCTCGCGGCAAATCTCGTTCACCACGGATGCCAGTGTCCGTGCGGACGTGCGACCGTTCAGCCAATGCCCCTTGGCGTAGCTCTCCCCGTCGCTCCAGAGACCGCGATTGTTGGGAAAGAAAGGAAACGGGCGCGTGTCCCACGCCCAGACAAAGGCGCGTTGCATGTCGATCATTGTACCATCGTACTCGGCACTCTGGGGGTTGTTCCGGGGTTCTGACCAATAGTCGATCGTCGCACGCAGGTACTGCATCTGGATCAGGTCATCGCGGGCACCATCGCTGAAATGCGGCAGGCTGCTTTCGGAACTCCGCAGATCCGTGAACCTGTTGGGCTCGTTTGTACCTTTGTCGACTGCCGCACATCCGAACTCGGTAAACCACACAGGCTTCGATGACGGCTGCCATTGCGTTGGATCATTCAGCCGCACACCGCCAACGCGGTTGTGATGCAGATTGCTCCACCAGTTGCGGATATCCTTGTAGCGGTAGATCCACGGCTCATCAAAAGCACCGTCGGTAATCGGCTCGCGTATCTGCGCCTCGCGTTCCTCTTCGGACGGGTAATACCAATCGTAACCTTCACCGCCCTCGATGTTGGATTGCAAATAGCCTAGCGCGTGGATGTCATCCCAAGACTGCGCATCAAGGTGATCGACGCCTTCGCGCCAATCCGACAGGGGCATATAATTGTCGATCCCGATGAAATCGATGTTTTCATCCGCCCAAAGGAGATCGAGGTGGAAAAAATGGTCACCGCTTCCGTCCTGCGGTGTAAAGCCGAAGTATTCGCTCCAGTCCGCCGCATAGCTGAGGCGCGTGTCGGGCCCGAGGATACTGCGTACCTGCGCCGCGAGGTCCCTAAACGCGTCTACGGCGGGGAATGTCTCGCGGGAACTACGGATCTGCGTAAGCCCCCGCATTTCCGACCCGATACAAAACGCATCGACCCCGCCAGCAGCGGCGCACAGGGCGGCATAATGCAGGATGAACCGCGACAGGCTCCATTCCTGCGGACCGGTGTAGCGCACGCGGTCACCTTCAATGCGGAAATCCTGTGCAGAGGCGGTCCCGAAGAACCGTTGCACATCAGCGGCCGCCTCTGCGGTTTGGTCCGCACTACCTTCACGTCCTGGCGCACGGTCGAGCGTGATACGCCCCCGCCAGGGCAAAGCCGCTTGCGATTGTGCATCGCTATAGGGATCGGGCAGCGTGTTTTGCCCTGTCTGGTCCATCAGGATGAAAGGATAGAACATGACTGCCTTGCCAGCGGCGTTCATGGCCCGGATGGCCTCGACCACGGACTGGTCCGCAGGGGTGCCACCGTAAATCGGGCGGTCATCCTCAGCCCTTGCAATCACTCCTGCAGAGCCTCGCGTCAGGTCAGAAACCCGCCACGGAATTTCGTCCCCATCAATGTCGGGGTCCTCAACCTTGGGCCGCACCGTACAATGGCCACAGCGCAAGTCATCACCGAACCACGATACAACAAGGGATGCCGCCTCCAGCGCGGGCAATTCCTCGCCCAAGGCTTCCAGCGATGCGGTGAAATCCGTGACACCGGCAGGCGAATTGATGTTTGCGCTCCAGCGGGCCCTGTCATCGCCTTTATAGGTGACCGGTGTGGTGGCCAGCGCGTATTCACCCGTACCCGGGATCATCGCGACCCCCTTCACCGCGTGCGGTAACGCATGTGACGCGTCAGGTGCGCCGACCTGCTCGGGGCGCATCACCTCGAAGGAAAACTGCGGCACGCGGTTGCCGAATTGCCCCAGCGCCAGATCCTCGAACACCACATAGGCGGTCCCGCGGTACGCCGGTACCATACCGGCGCCCTCAATGGCCTCCATCACGGGATCAGGATCCTGTGTCATGCTACCGGTATAGACCCGCATGTTCAGATCACGCGGCGACATCTCCTCGCCATCGGCCCATATCCGTCCCACGCTGGTAATTTCGCCTTCGCACAGGGCGATCGCCATGTTCACGGCATAGCTGTATTCGGTCGTCTTCGGTTTGGGCGGACCGCCCTTGCCGCCCCCGCTTGTCGAGGACGTCTCCGAAAAATCGGACGCCCAGATCACCTGTCCGCCCAACCGCAAACGACCGTAGAGTTGCGCAACCGGATCGCCCTCGCCCGCACTGGTCAATCTGAACCGGTCAACGCGGCCCGTCTCGATTGCCTGACTGCCCTGCCCGAGAATGCGCTGATCGACCACACGCCCCAACGTCGCGCCAACGGCACGGCCCAAGGCCACCGATGACAACCCCGCAACCGTACCACCGATTGACCCACCTACCGCGGCCCCCGCCGCCGAAAGAACTACCGTCGCCATCAGATGACCTCCTTGGGAAATTCGAAACACGCGACAACGCGCCGTCGCCACGGGGCGCTCAAGGCGCTCTCCACCACTCCATGACCGGAATAGGCATGAATGAAACTGGGGCGACCGCCCTTTTGCGAAAGAATGCCGAGATGCTTGGCCACAGCGCCCTGCCGCATCCGGAACAACACCACATCTCCGCAAACGCCTTCGGCCACGGGTTTGGAGCGCAAGTGGCGCAATGCGGCCGCCCAGAGACGTTCCTCGCCCTGCGGCTCCGACCAGTCCATCGAATAGGCGGGAACGGTCTCCGGTTCCGCACCGAACCGTTCACGCCAAATGCCGCGCACCAGACCCAGACAATCGGTTCCCGCCCCTTTGAGCGCAGCTTGATGGACATAAGGCGTCCCGATCCAGCTGCGGGCGGCCTGCACTATCTCGGCCCCGCTCACCGGCGCGATCCGCCAGTGTTGGCGCCGCTGCTGCGCGGCACCGCCACAGACCAGTCCTCACCGGGCAGATCGGGAAATCCCTGAAAGTTGACGAAGTTGTTGAACTTCAGCCGACAGCTTTCCTGACGCTTGTCGCACCCTGCGACCAAACGCACCTGCGTGCCGGTCTCAACGGCCCCCTTCATCGGCTCCCAAAGCTCGATCACTCGGGTCTCGCCCTCGATCCTGTCTGCCTTGATCGTTTGCCAAAGTCCCGTCGCGGGACCGCTCAGCACCTCGAACCGGCCACGGGTGAACCAATCGGGGTCAAATCCCAACAGACCGGTCCACCGAAATGTCCGGCGCTTTTCGACCTGCGCGACATCAAGCGTGCGAAAATACCCCTCGCGGCCCAAATTGAAGCGGCACGCGCCATCACCCAGAACCGCGGTGCAGGGCTTTTGGTACACACGGCCCAGCGGACGATTCAACGCTTCGGTCAACCCACGAAGCTCTGCACGAAACGCGCCATCGCTGCGTGTCAGCTCGCCAATCGTGCCACGAAAGCTCAGCCAATGTTGATCGGTATCGGCCCAATTCACCACCCACGCACGCACTTCGGCACCGTCAAAGCGGCCCTGCTCGATCTCGTCCTCGCGCAACGACGCATCGCTCAACGCCCCCAGGGCTTCGGTATTGTCCACCGACAGCCCCGTCGACTGCGCAAGCGCCAACGCGCTCAAACCCGTGTCCGCCCGGAATTCGAGGCCGGCAAACCGCAACGGCCGATCGTGATCCGTGAACGCGAATTCCTTTCCGTCCCGACGTGTAATTGCCCACGCGTGGCAGACGGTCGTCAAACCTCCGGCCAAATGCGCGGCAAGCCCCTCGTTGAACACCGCCGTCATACCCGCACCTCGATCACCGGAATATCCGGCACCTGGCCCGCCTGAAAACTGGCCACACTCGCCTGAATGCGGTCACTGTCAAACCGGACCGGCACGTCGAACTCATAGCCCGCATAGACCCGCGTATCGGGGTCTGGTGCGTGATTGAACCGGATCAGGCCACGGGTCGTATCCACCTCGAAATCAACGCTTTCGGACAGCTGATCCTGCTCGACCGAAATGACGACACTGCCAGCAACGGGCTTCTCGATCGGGCGCGCGTAAGAATGCACGCCGGAACGATAGGTCTTGATCAGCTGGAATTCGGTCGTAACGCCGTCACCCGTGGCAATCTGCTGGTCTTCGGATGTCACCTCGCGCGAGGGGCGTGCCGATTTGTAATCCGCCCAGTCCTTCCAGCGAAAGCCATACATCTGCCCGTAGCGGGCCTCGTAAAACCCGATGACGTTCTCCAGATCATCCAAGGACCGCAGCCCCAGCCCCGCGTCATAGACGCGCCGCGAATGGGCCCAGGGTGTGTTGCGCTCCTCGTAGCCGTTGCTGAGCGGCACCACGTCGACGCGCCGCTGTGGACCACCCAATGCGCCGAAACTCAGGTTTGGCGGAAATAGAACTTCGTGAAACTGCATTGCGTGCCCCTTCTTGAATTAACGGTTGCGCTGACCCGAGCTGAGCGCGCGGCTCATCTGGGCTGCGATCTGTGCGCGGCTGCGTTGAAAGCCTTGCACATCCGGTGTCGAAATGTTCATGGTGACCGAAACGTTCTGACCACCTCCGCCGCCGGCGCGGACGCCCAACTTTCCGTCGGGCCCGCGGGAAAGCGGCATGATGGCTTCGGGTCCGGCTTCGCCCATTACGCCCAGGCCTCCGCGCATGCCAAAGTGGGTGGCCTGACTGATCACGCCTCCGTCGGCAAAGGGCATGACCTTGCCCTGGCTGAACGGCGCACCGTTGGCAAAGGGCAATACCCCCTGCACAAGCCCGCCAACCCCTTGGGTGATAAGACCGCCAAAATGGTCGGTCACGGGTTTCACGGCGGCATTATAGGCCGTACGGGACAGCGATTGCGCAACGGTCGTCAGCGCATCGGACAGCTTCACACCGTCCAGAACGACCCCGTCGAACGCTTTGCGCAGACCTCGGCTCAACCCTTTCTCGAAGGTCGCCATATCCTGCCCCGTCGCAGCAAGCGACGCGCGCATCCGGCGCAATTCGCTGTCAAATCCGGCAACCAGCGGCCCGGTCTGGGCCAATGTCTGGTTCAGCGTGCCCGCTTCATCGTTCAGACCATCGAAATTCTCGTCCGTCATTCTTGCGATCCTTTCACTTGATCGGGATAGGCCGCCATAAGGGCCGCCAGCCCGTCGCTCAGCAGTGGCCGCGATCCGCCCGCGTCACCCAGCATCATTTGCAACTCTGCAGGGGTCAGCGCCCAGAACGCGTCCGGGCTCAGCCCCACCCCCTGCAACCCGGCCCGCAACAATGCGGGCCAATCAAAGCCGCCACTCATGTGTCGAGCGCGAAGGCCCGCGCCAGTAGCTCTGCCGCGGCCCGCGCCGCAGCAACAGGCCCGCCTTCAATGTCCGCCTGCGCCAGCGCAGTTTGGGTCACTTGCGCGCCGCCTCCCCGTAGACCCGCGCCCAACAAGGCCAAAACGTCACGGCTGGTAAATTGGCCGCTCTCGAACCGCTCCACCAAAGACACCAGTGACGGCTCGGCAAGCGCCTCCTCAAGCTCGGCCAACGCGCCCAAGGTCAGCTTCATGCACTGGCGTTCACCGTCGATCACCAGTGCGACCTCGCCCCTCCAAGGATTGGTCATGGCGCAACCACATCCTCGACGTCAGGCACGAAGTTCAGCTGGCCCGCCGACTGAAGGCTCAGCTCATAGGTGGCCTCCCCGTTCAGCTGGCCGGAATACTCCAGCGATGACACCTGGAAAGGCCCTTCGACGATGCCGAAATCCGGGATCACGATCTGGAAATTCGGGGTCAGCCCGTCGAAAAACAGCTGGCGTGCCCGCTCGTCGGTGCTTTCGTCGCGAAACACACCCGACCCGCTGATCGCAGCAGAGCGTACGCCGGCCCCGCCCAGCAATTCGCGCCAGCCACCGGCACTGTCGAGCGATGTCACCTCGACGGCCTCCGCGTTAAAGCTGACCCGCGTGGCACGCAGGCCCGCGATGGTTTCAAAATTGCCGTCTGTCGTCATGTCGACCTTGATCAAAAGGTCCTTGCCTGCTTGAACAGCCATCTCGTCTTCTCCTCGTGAAATGCCTTTGGGCGGTTAAGTTTCAGTCGTCCTGGAGCCGCGCCACAAAGCGCAGATCAATCTGGCGGGTCTGGGCGCCGTCGCGGCGCTGCGCGGTCGCCCGCTCGAAATTGAGAAACACCAGCGTGCCGCGATCCAGCGTCAGATCCGCTCCGTGCAACGCGTCGCACACCGCACCGGCTGCCTGCTTGGCCGTGGCGAAACCGGGGGCTGCGGTGATGATCGACACGGCAAAACGGTGGCGCGCACCGGCGCCCGTGCCGTCGGATGCATCCGTGACCTGCTCATCGCCCAAGCGGATGTAGATATCGGGCAGTGTCCCCGCCGGAACCGCGTCATAAATCGCGCCGCCGACCAAGGCATCCAATGCCGTATCACTGCTCAGCGCGGCGAAAACGGCCGCCTGCAAAGCCCCTGAAAGCGCATAGCTCATACCACCGTCTCCTCTTCGGCGCTGCACAGCAGATACCGCCCTTCGGGATCGCGCTCGGCGACGGCGGCGATGGTGTAGATCCGGTCGCCCTCGCGGAACCGCTGTTGGGGCATCGGACGGGCCGGATCGCCAACCGGGGCGCCGCGCACCGTTATCCGCAGACCACTGCGGCTGACCGGTGCACCGGCCTGCGCCGTCTCGCGCCCCGCGCGGGCCACGACCTCGGCCCACATGGTCCCCAGCGGCACCCAGCCCTGCACATAGCCCCCCGCCCCGTCGCTCAGCTGATCGGGATGCTCCAGCACCAGCCGCCTGTTCAACCGTGGCGCGCTCATGGCTTGGCCCCCAGACGCATCATCCGGAACCGCTCGATCAGGCTGGTCACACCGAAGGGCATGCACCCGTCGGACAGCGCAGTATCGTGGCGGTATTCATAGAAATGCGCGGCCAGCATCAGAACGGCCTGCTGCAGATCACCCGGCAGCCCGGCCCAGTCGCTGGCGAACCCAGCCACCAGTTGCACGCGCAGCTCACCGCCCTTTTCGGGACCCGGCAACGCGGTGCCTGTGGGCCGGATGCGCGGGCTGTGGCCATCACGCTCCAACCAGTACACCGCCGGATCGACAACCGTGGCCATACCCGTCCGGCTGATCAGCGCCAACTGGGCAATCTCGCCCACCGGTGCGACGGGAATGGACTGGGCCGTCGCATCCGACCACCCGGCCAGCGTCCAGCGGAAAGTACGCCGCATCAGCGCCTTGCCGGTACGGGCCTCGATGGCCGCCATTGCAGCCCGCAAGAAGCCGCGCAGCACTTCGTGTTGCACATCCTGCGTGCCAAAACCGCTGCCCATGCGCATATGCGCCTTGAACGCTTCAACCGGCAGGGCCGCGTCCGGTACGCTTGTTTCTTCGATCAACATGCCAAAGCCTCTTTCCTGTCCCCTCGAATTCTCACCACCCCGGCCCCCGGTGCCGGACGCACACCCGTCATCGCATCGCTCGGTTGGAGGGGAGCAGCTGGACAATGCGATAACGGTATTGCTTGGGCGTACGCCCGGGCCATGGGGCGAAGATCCATCGCCTTCGCCCCACCTTCGACGCCGCGCTTAAGCGGTGCCGAATTTCAGCAGTTTGATGGCCGCAAAGTCGCTCACATCGCCGCCCACGCGCTTGGTGGCATAGAACAGGACATGAGGTTTGGCGCTGAAAGGATCGCGCAGGATGCGCAGATCGGGGCGCTCGGCGATCGTGTAACCCGCCGCAAAGTCACCAAAGGCGATCGACAGCGAATCCGCCGCCGGATCGGGCATGTCCTCGGCGATCAGCACAGGATACCCCATCAAACGGGCAGGCTCGCCCGCGGCCAGACCGTCGGACCACAGGAAACGACCATCCGCATCCTTGAGCTTGCGCACCTGACCGGCCGTTTTCGAGTTCATCACGAAGGAGCCGTTGGCGCGGTACTGCGCACCCAGCGCATAGACCACATCCACAATCGCCTCACCCGTGACCTCTCCCGCAACATCGGTCGGCACATAGCCCAGATTGCCCCAGGCCCACACGTCATTGTCGACCGTGGCATGGGTCAGGAAACCCTTGGGCTTGTCGATGCCATCACCGGCGACAAAGGCGTTGGCCTCTGCGCGGGCGAACTTGTCAGCGATGCGGCCCGCAAGCCATGCCTCGATGTCGAACGCCGCATCGTCCAGCAAACGCTGCGACGCTTTGGGAAGGGCGCTCAGCTCGTGCAGCGGTACGGTGATACGGTCGATCTGGGGCGTGTCGCTCTCGGCGACGGAGCCCGTCTCGCTCGCCCAACCGGCACCGACGTCGGTGTGATCGACCAGCACGTCGTACGATGTGGCCTCCACGTTGACGACAGTGGCAATCGCACGGATGGATGCCGTGGTGCTCAGCACCGACTGCACCGTCTGCGACGTCTGCGGATCGACAAGGTAGCCACCGTCGGAATTGACGGCCGTGGACATTGCCTTGCCCTCCAGCTCAAGGCCGCGCAGGCCGTCGTCGTCGCCGGTACGCACATAGGCGTTAAAGGCTTTCTGATGCGGCGCACCCGCATCAACAGCACCACCCAAAGGGGGACGTGCAGCAGTCATTGTCTTGCGATCCAGCATGGTCATACGCTCTTCCGTTTGTTGAAGTTTGGTCTCAATGTCGGCCTGAAAGCCCTTGAAGTCGTGGACAAATCCCGTCACGGCACGTCGCACGTCCTCTGCTGGGGACACCTGAGCGTTCCCAGTCTTCTGTTCGGTCCTGCTCATGGGCATTCCCCTTTGCTTGGTGGTTGCAGCGGCATGTTGAGATCGGCCCGCGCCGCCTCGAACGTCGCCGCCATGTCGCGCAGGATGCAGTCCAGCCCGACAAAACTGTCGGCCTTGGCCCCCACCCGCGCACTGGGCAACATCGGGAAGGTCACCAGCGACACCTCCCAAAGCTCCAGTTCCTGCAAGAGCCGCTGGCCCTTGGTATTCTTGCTGGCCCGCACGGTGCGGTACCCGATCGACAACCCGTCGATGGCCCCCGCATTGATGAGGGCAATCGCCTCACGGCCCTTTTCGACCGATGCCAGGATACGGCCCTTCACAAACAGACCGCGCGCATCCTCGCGCACTTCATCCCAGACGCCGATGGGCTGCGCGGCATCATGCTGCCATAGCATCTTCACGCCACGGTCGGCCTCCCGCAGGGCCTTCAGGCTCGCCGCATAAGCCCCCGCTTCGACCACATCATTGCCTTGATCGGGATCGCCGAAAAAGCTGGCGTAGCCACTGATCTCGACACCCTCGTCAACCTGCGCCACCGCATCGAGCGCCATAAACTTGCGCTCCAGTCCGGGCAAACCTCCTCCGGTCTCCGGGCCCAGCCCGAAGCTCATACTCGTCTGCATGTCGCTAACTCCTTATTCGCGTCTCAGCCCGCTACCGGGGCCACCACCAGAAATGACTGCACAGCCTGCGCCAGGATCACGGCGACGACCCCGTACACCGTCAGCCAAAGCCGTTTTTCCAACCGCTCCATCATCTGCTCGATCCGGTCGAGCCTGCGTTCAAGGTTGGCGAAATGGATGCCTGTGACCTGTTCATGGGCCTGCAGCCGCATTCCCGGTGCGCATTGAAACCGCTCCACCGGCAAATCACTCATCCGCTGCGACCGCCGGCAGCCCCAGCAGGCTGCGCTTTTCCGCGTCGCTCAGAAAGGCGGCTGAGGCCACGCGTTTCCATTGCGCATCGCGTTCCGCGCTCAACGCCGGCACCTGGTCCAGGTCGGGCTTCAGCTGCACGTCGTCGCCGGTAAACTCCGACAACCAATGGCTCAGCACGGCCGTCACACGGGTGGCCAAGGGCAACACCGTCAGGCGGTAAAACGCCCGGTGCGCCTCTTGGTAGTTTGCATAGGTGGCATCCCCCTGCACCCCGATCAACATGGGCGGCACGCCCAGGGCCAGCGCGATCTCGCGCGCGGCGGCTTCCTTGGTTTTCTGGAACTCCATGTCCGAGGGCGAGAACCCCATCGGCTTCCAGTCCAGCCCCCCCTCCAGCAGCATCGGCCGACCGGCATTGCGCGCGCCCTGATGGTGGGTTTCCATTTCGCTGACCAACCGTTCGTATTGATCCGTGCTCAGGCTGCCTTGCCCTTCGGCCCCGCGGTACACGATGGCCCCCGATGGCCGCGCCGCATTATCAAGCAGCGCCTTGCTCCAGCGGGATGCAGAGTTGTGGACATCGACCGCCGCGGCCGCCGCCTGCATCGGGGCAAACCCGTAATGATCGTCCTGCGGGTGGAAATTGCGGATGTGGCAGATCGGGGCCGCAGCACTCACGTCAAAGCGGTGCTTGCGCCCGCCGACCGCGTACTCATAGGCCACCGGCCATCCATCGCTGCCCGGCACCACAGACATCCGCTCCGAGCGCAGCACGTGCAATTCGACAGGCGCGCCCATATCGGCACCCACCGCCTCGACGTATCCATCCCCCGACAGCAAAAGCTGGGCATAAAGCGCCTCAAGCAGCTCCGCGCGGCCCTGCGCCCCGTTGGGACGGGCCATCAGGGACAGCAGAGGATGGGTCTCGAAGCGGCGTGTGTCGTCCTGCAACACCAGCGGCAGCGCCGCGGCCGCCTCCGCAATCAGCTTCACCGACCGGAACCCGATGGGGTTACCCGCAAAACCGGTCCGCGTCAGCGATTGTGTGTCGCGCGGGCTCCACGCCACACGGCCGTTGGTCTGCATCGCAACCACACGCCCGGTCGCCGACGCCTTCGCTTCCGGCACCTCTGCCGTTCCACGCCGTAGAAAATCAAACACCATGCCGCGCTCCTGATCCATCGTCCCGAAAATTTCCGCCAGACCCTCTGGCCTGTCCGCTTCGAAAATCAATTTCTCACCGAAGCATTAACGCGCGCACACCAGTGCGTACGCCGCCCGCGCAACACGAAAAAAGGGGGCCCGAAGGCCCCCTTTTCCATTCCTATGCCCATCCTGCGCTACAGGCTGCGCACACCGGGTTGGCGCCACGACGCCGCAGGCGCGATCATCAGCTCATGCAAGGCCCAGACAAGCGCGTCGACACGGTCGGGCGATCCGCCGCCCTCGTATCCTTGCGCGGTCATGCGCACCATCTGGTCCTCCAGCGCGTCAAGCCCCGCCACATGGGTCACGCGTCCCTGCTCGTAAAGCGCGGCAACCGGTTCCGCGCGTGCGACCTTGCCGCGCGACGCATGAACACTCTTATAGGGCACCAGCGGATCAATCTGGCGAATGACCTCCTCGACAAGCTGGCCGCCCTGGTTGACCTCTGCCACCAACCGGTCGGCGCCGTAGTGCTCCATCGCGGTGATGGCCGCCCGCGCCCAGCCGCTCGGGCCCATACCCTGCACCGTCGCGTCCCCCAGAACATAGGCACGCCAATCCTGCGGCGGTCCTTGCTGGACCACGCCCGCAACCACGATGCCGCATTCGTCCGATCCCGCCCCCGCGGTCGTGGCAGGATCAACGGCCACGACAATACGGTCGAGCGTGGGCACCTTGCGGGCCCGCAAATTCTCCAGCATCCGGGACGACCACAACGCGCCGTCGGCATCGGCCAGCAACACGCCGTCCAGTTCCTGACGGCCCAACCGTGTGCCTTCGTACCGCGCGCGCACCTCCTCGAGAAACGATGCCGCCAGATTGGCGCGATTGGCCTCTGTCGGGGCTTGCGTGACCACCGTCGATGGCGCATCCAGCAGGGTCTTGAGCACCCCGACATTGCGGGGCGTGGTGGTCACACACACCCGCGGATCATCGCCCAGCCGCAGCGCGAACTGCAGCATGTCCCACGTCTCTTGCGCCTTTTTCCATTTCGCCAGCTCATCGACCCAGGCCCCGTCGAATTGGGGCCCGCGCAGCCCTTCGGGATCATGCGCGGAATGCACGGTGGCAATCGCTCCGTTGGGCCAGACCAACCGCTTGCGGGAGGCCTCCCAACTCGGCTTGCGGTCGTCAGGGGTGCACGCAAGGATACCGCTGTCGCCGAAAATCATGACCTCGCGCACCTGATCGACGGTTTCGCCGACCAGCGCGATGCGTTTTGCCCGTCCTGTGTCCAGCGGCAGCGATCCCTCGACCATGCTGCGCACCCATTCCGCACCGGCGCGCGTCTTGCCTGCACCGCGCCCCCCCATGATCACCCAGGACCGCCAATTCCCGTCGGGCGGCAACTGGTGATCCATCGCCCAGAACTCGAACAAAAAAGGGAGAGCACGAAGCTCTCCCTCATCCAGTCCCTCAAGGAACGCCGCCTGGATCGGCGGTGCAGCGGAGGCGATCCAGCTTGCACCCGATGTCAGCCCGTGCCCGGTCGAGATCGAGCGCGTGCCCCCCGCGGGCAATACCGGCTTGTTTGTTTCTGCAGTCATTCAGCAAAAGCTCCGCTTTCTGGCAGCGACCAACCGCATCACCAACACTGGCAATGGTCTTGGACGCCGCTGTTCCATTGATTTCCTCCCCGGCTTGGGCCCGTTGTTTCAGGCTCTCTAGTTCTACCCGCAGATCGGCGAGTGCACGGCGCACCGAAAGAAAAAGCTCTTCGGTTTCCGCCAACTCGGCATCTGCGTGGGCCGGGGTGAGTACAGTCATCTTGTCAGATGTCCTTTCGCTTGGGGTCTCCAACCGACAGGCACGAAAAAACGGCCACTGACATCCGTCAGGGCCGATCACCCACGCCTCCTAGCGTATTACAATCTATACGGGAAAGCGTACGCAAAGTCAAGGTTGAAGGGGTTAACAAGCCCTGCCGGCGGCGTGCGCCCGCTTCACCAAATGGCCCTTCGTGCCCACGAAAAAGGGCCGCTGCGCGGCCCCGTTTCACGTCTGATCAGTTCCCGCTGGCAGAGGCATCTTCAGCCGCCGCCGCGGCCCGCTCGGCCTCGATCTCGCGCCAGCGCGCGACATTGCGGTTATGCTCGTCCAATGTCTGGGCAAACGCGTGACCGCCTGTCCCGTCCGCCACGAAAAAGATGAACTCCGTCTCCGGCGGCTGTGCAGCGGACATCAGGCTGGCACGTCCCGGGTTGGCGATGGGCGTCGGCGGCAGCCCTTCGATCACGTAGGTATTGTACGGCGTCGCCGCCCGCAGCTCGCTGCGGCGCAGCCCCCGGCCCAGCACACCTTCGCCATTGGTGATGCCATAAATCACCGTGGGGTCGGTCTGCAGGCGCATGCCCTGGTTCAGGCGGTTTACGAACACGCTGGCCACCTGCCCGCGCTCCTCGGCCACCCCTGTCTCCTTCTCCACGATGGAGGCCAGCGTCAGCAGATCCTCTTTCGTCTCGATCGGCAGATCCTCGTCGCGGGCCTCCCACGCCGCATCCAGAAGCCGCACTTGGGCCGCCTGCATCCGTGCGATGATGGCACCGCGGTCGTCGCCCTTGCGCACTTCATAGCTATCCGGCGCAAGCGATCCCTCCGCGGGTGTTTGCGCGATCTCACCGTCCAGCACGTC from Sulfitobacter sp. S190 includes the following:
- a CDS encoding DUF3168 domain-containing protein; this encodes MSYALSGALQAAVFAALSSDTALDALVGGAIYDAVPAGTLPDIYIRLGDEQVTDASDGTGAGARHRFAVSIITAAPGFATAKQAAGAVCDALHGADLTLDRGTLVFLNFERATAQRRDGAQTRQIDLRFVARLQDD
- a CDS encoding phage portal protein — its product is MVFDFLRRGTAEVPEAKASATGRVVAMQTNGRVAWSPRDTQSLTRTGFAGNPIGFRSVKLIAEAAAALPLVLQDDTRRFETHPLLSLMARPNGAQGRAELLEALYAQLLLSGDGYVEAVGADMGAPVELHVLRSERMSVVPGSDGWPVAYEYAVGGRKHRFDVSAAAPICHIRNFHPQDDHYGFAPMQAAAAAVDVHNSASRWSKALLDNAARPSGAIVYRGAEGQGSLSTDQYERLVSEMETHHQGARNAGRPMLLEGGLDWKPMGFSPSDMEFQKTKEAAAREIALALGVPPMLIGVQGDATYANYQEAHRAFYRLTVLPLATRVTAVLSHWLSEFTGDDVQLKPDLDQVPALSAERDAQWKRVASAAFLSDAEKRSLLGLPAVAADE
- a CDS encoding DNA-packaging protein → MDHQLPPDGNWRSWVIMGGRGAGKTRAGAEWVRSMVEGSLPLDTGRAKRIALVGETVDQVREVMIFGDSGILACTPDDRKPSWEASRKRLVWPNGAIATVHSAHDPEGLRGPQFDGAWVDELAKWKKAQETWDMLQFALRLGDDPRVCVTTTPRNVGVLKTLLDAPSTVVTQAPTEANRANLAASFLEEVRARYEGTRLGRQELDGVLLADADGALWSSRMLENLRARKVPTLDRIVVAVDPATTAGAGSDECGIVVAGVVQQGPPQDWRAYVLGDATVQGMGPSGWARAAITAMEHYGADRLVAEVNQGGQLVEEVIRQIDPLVPYKSVHASRGKVARAEPVAALYEQGRVTHVAGLDALEDQMVRMTAQGYEGGGSPDRVDALVWALHELMIAPAASWRQPGVRSL
- a CDS encoding rcc01693 family protein, with protein sequence MSGGFDWPALLRAGLQGVGLSPDAFWALTPAELQMMLGDAGGSRPLLSDGLAALMAAYPDQVKGSQE
- a CDS encoding gene transfer agent family protein; its protein translation is MTNPWRGEVALVIDGERQCMKLTLGALAELEEALAEPSLVSLVERFESGQFTSRDVLALLGAGLRGGGAQVTQTALAQADIEGGPVAAARAAAELLARAFALDT
- a CDS encoding phage head closure protein gives rise to the protein MSAPRLNRRLVLEHPDQLSDGAGGYVQGWVPLGTMWAEVVARAGRETAQAGAPVSRSGLRITVRGAPVGDPARPMPQQRFREGDRIYTIAAVAERDPEGRYLLCSAEEETVV
- a CDS encoding phage major capsid protein, giving the protein MSRTEQKTGNAQVSPAEDVRRAVTGFVHDFKGFQADIETKLQQTEERMTMLDRKTMTAARPPLGGAVDAGAPHQKAFNAYVRTGDDDGLRGLELEGKAMSTAVNSDGGYLVDPQTSQTVQSVLSTTASIRAIATVVNVEATSYDVLVDHTDVGAGWASETGSVAESDTPQIDRITVPLHELSALPKASQRLLDDAAFDIEAWLAGRIADKFARAEANAFVAGDGIDKPKGFLTHATVDNDVWAWGNLGYVPTDVAGEVTGEAIVDVVYALGAQYRANGSFVMNSKTAGQVRKLKDADGRFLWSDGLAAGEPARLMGYPVLIAEDMPDPAADSLSIAFGDFAAGYTIAERPDLRILRDPFSAKPHVLFYATKRVGGDVSDFAAIKLLKFGTA
- a CDS encoding HK97 family phage prohead protease, whose product is MQTSMSFGLGPETGGGLPGLERKFMALDAVAQVDEGVEISGYASFFGDPDQGNDVVEAGAYAASLKALREADRGVKMLWQHDAAQPIGVWDEVREDARGLFVKGRILASVEKGREAIALINAGAIDGLSIGYRTVRASKNTKGQRLLQELELWEVSLVTFPMLPSARVGAKADSFVGLDCILRDMAATFEAARADLNMPLQPPSKGECP
- a CDS encoding phage major tail protein, TP901-1 family, translating into MAVQAGKDLLIKVDMTTDGNFETIAGLRATRVSFNAEAVEVTSLDSAGGWRELLGGAGVRSAAISGSGVFRDESTDERARQLFFDGLTPNFQIVIPDFGIVEGPFQVSSLEYSGQLNGEATYELSLQSAGQLNFVPDVEDVVAP